ttatcgaAATGTAGTggttgcagatgggtccctcatttattaattttaaaaataagtaactagttatttttaaaattaataaaaatattcttagacaactgtttaaaaaaattatactgtaatagtttaaaaaaatctagatttAACTTCAAAATGCGTTGCGAAAATTAAGGACTTTTTGTTTTCATCGCTCACGTATTGTAGCCTAAACTATAGCACATACATGAAAATGATGATCGAGGAATtttagctctttaaatgtgataaataaaattccgtgaaatcatatatttacttttatagttttcccacaataatatttttgttaagtgggattacaattataataaggaaattaacataaatctaGTAATTCACTAAGATTATGTctttcatttttactttacaatgcttatataaattgaagaaaatCTCAATTCACGACGTTCACTTCTAATCAAGTTTATCTTACTCTTACacggttattttttaaataccaattTCAATGAGCAATAGTTAGTTGACTATGGTTAtaggttttattatatttattaggttATCTCTGAAACGGCTATACCCATTTTGAGAGGATATTTACTGGACAGcaaggattggaataagttgccggcgtcagtttttacgtccaagtacgatgtggggTCTTCAAGAGttgagtgaataggcatctacaaaggTAGCgtgtaccatctttagaccttATCATCACTTCATCGGGTGGGATCGTGTTCAAGCGCtagctttttcaatataaaaaaaaactataagagAAATGTGAGGTAGCAACATAGGCCatctatgtttttaattccgagcttacgaagtcgcgggatagttatcaataaaattagtgacatttaacaaatgaaataaattatttttaaagacattgaatttaaaaaaaaagtcaatctTTTTAAAgcatgaaataattaaagcattaaatttaataggaTACATATCTTGGatgattattaataatgaaacaacaaaaaaagcgTTGTCAGTTGTAAATTGTGCTGAttcataatgtttaaattgaatgctctattaagtttaaacattataaactaATCAGACGTTATTGATAAGTACATAATATgcatgtaaatatgtatatactagctatgtccgcgacttcgtccgcgtgaacaACTAACTTCGggtagtattttaataatttaagctaattattttactgaaGCGACGTGCTACACGATGATGTATGCATGTAGGGGAACCGAGAGAATTGTGTCAGAATCGCGTCAAATGGAGATCcttggtctctgcctacccctctggatTACTGGCgtgaaaaattacaacaaaacatacacAAAAACATGATgtcttcccatacaaacttccatcccctattccctttTGTTATATTGCACTCTTgtgggtaaaacttttacaaacgttgaatgtcatatttattaagatgaAATTAGgaacctaaaaaataagtttcaatcttctaactgtaaaaattacgatacttacatacaaaattacatcCTCACTTTCATCAATATATCTTTCAACTATATATAACTATCATATCATAATATCTTActagtacataaataaaagataaaataaaaataatttttgataacaatatctttttatttgatttattaccaaagtaattttgtctatttaaatatgtatgtatgtaattcatcattaaaaattattaccatCCGTCCAAACCTAACTCTTTTActcaacaaaaacaattgcGAGAATGTTTGTGTTGTATGTGTACATATGTTCATTTGGATGTTGTTTTCATGCGACGCTTCTATGGCCTAAATAGCTTAACTGATTTTGTGAGAAATCATTCGTCTATCGTTGGAGTGTAATCTTTATGACAGATCCTTGTGGACAGACATAAATTATAGAAACTAAAattgtaggttttttttaaattattttgctatTAATTGCGTTTCTGCacctaattttaataactatatttaaatatggtaaaataagagatttgtttataatttattaatttattttataacacttGACTTAATTTgagataatttatataaaaaagtaaacaaaacaatattaaagtttcCGACGAACTCGTACCacaatagttattattaatagggTTTTAGAAGACAGGgatcgttttaaaataaatatataaaagtattacaTTTCTAATGTTTAATACAAGACTTTAACACATTAAGTGCCAGGCGAATTCAATTTCTTACGAAAAATTTCAGTGGCACGGAACGTGTTAAAAGTCTAAGCAGTCCGCTTATTAgcacattaaaattaaagttttattcttaGTGTTATTTACTGCCTCctcacaatatttaaattaatatcaccgGCGGGGAAAGCAAACAAACGCGTGGGATTATATTCGAAGTCAAACTGTGTATTTTTCGAAGGTTCCACGCGGAATTTCGACAGAAACTTCACGATGCATACTTGTGACTGCCACTTAGCAAACCGCATGCCTGAaatcaaaaaatatcattaactCAAGGAGGAAGTATACACAGTTTTCACAATTAGATGATATCTGTGATGATGCCAAGAATTGTAACAGTTTGTAATTCAGCAGTAAATCTGGTGGAAATACTTAATTAACACAAATTTATCAAAACGCgtattttatcaaagttttCACAAAACGAAATGTCTATCTCAATTCATGTCAACCAATTTTACTAGAGTTACAAAATTCTTAcgtttattcattttaaaacttttacttaGTAATATAAAAGGAATATTAACATACCTAGACAATTTCTGGGACCAGCACCAAATGGTAAATAAGCACAGGAATGTCTGTTTCTCTCATTTTCCGGACTGAATCTTTCGGGGTCAAATTTGTCTGGGTTGGGGTAGTATTTCGGGTCACGATGTATTCCCCAACCGGATAAAACTATGGTTTGCCCTTTCTTAACGGTAACATCAGTGCCCGGAATAAGGTAGTCAACTTTGGCGTTGCGCTGCAAAAGATCTGCGACCGGGTATTTTCTCAAAGTTTCATCAAACGTCTGACCTAAATACGGCATGTCGCTCAAGCATTCGTAAGTTATTTCCCCATTATGGCGTTTAAGAACCTCATCGATTTCTGCAATGAGTCTATCTTGAACATCGGGATTTTTGGCCAGTTCGTACAACATGTAGGCTATGGTGGAGGCGCTGGTTTCGTAACCAGCGGTGTAGAATATGAACGTCTGCGCTGCAATGATGCTGTCGGTCAGTTCGAGCGCCTTCACATCCTCGTCGTCGTTTCTTTTCGTTCCTTCAATTACTTTCTTTTGTCtcaattctaaaattaaatccaCGAAGTCCTTTCTGTTTGTCGGCACACCACCTCTTTGTTTAATgacagttttagtaaggttgtcgaaaaatgtatttacactCTTTGGAAAGAGTGAGCcatttaactttttcaatattccAGGATACATCATATCTAGCTCGGTGCCGTAATTTACGGTGAAAACTAATTTGTCCAAATCTTGCAGAGatttcaacatatttttatctaaatctaTACCGAAGGCACAAGCCGAGATCGATGCCATTGTGAATCTTTGAACGAGGGGGTACATACGATGTTCCGCattagtttgaataatttcgtcgacataattaacaaatttgtCTCCACACTCCGTCATAAGACGCAACATGTTCTTCAGCTTTCCCGAAGTGAAGAGAGGAGTGAAACGGTTTCTTAAAACTCTCCATCTCTCGCCGTCGGCATGGAAAAGGTTAACACCAAGACCCTCGTCACTGAATTCGACTCCTCTGTCAGCGAATAAATCAaagtcttttattaaaatattcttgatTATGTCTAAATCACGTATCAACAGACATGGTGTTGTCATTCTATAAATTCCAACGACTTTCTCTTTAGGAAATTTATCgtaaatatcttttaagaCCATAATCGCTTGTTTTCGTCTAAAGAAGGAGTCCTTGAGATTTCCGACGAATGGTAGAGGCTTGGGTCCGACAACATTTCTTGATTTCCAGTAATTGAAAGTTCTggtgaaataaatgtataaagcgGCGAATAAAGCCGCGACAGCACTCAACAGAACGTACACCATATTGTTTAATGTGAAACAAGACAACTGAATGAACAACTGGTACATACGggagaatatatatatatatatatatacatgttATACATACATGTTATGTACTTAATGTAATGCTGATCATGttagaaatgttaaaacatgCTTTTAATGATGAATcagcaaaattttaatatgacaattcatattattttgttgattcatttattatataattaactaaataaataatattaggatAGTGATAGAATTTTCGTGGAATACTACCAAAGTTTCATTACTATCTGGTCAacacaaaaaacaacaaacaaacaaatatatccACTGAAATAAAGGTTGTCCGGCATGACGTGTACCTGTAAACACATTGATAAATTAACCTATTTTTTATGGAATTtctaaattatgaaaatgccAACATTAGATCGCGCTGTTGTCATTCCCTCATTGGTCAAAATATGACGCTGTCATTGTTAGTTCACATATTTTCCGTCTGCAACTAGATTCTTGTCATAGTCACatgtatagatttgctccgacacacaatgtgtttttaaccCAAAAAACAACCATcctctttttacatttttattttgtaaaacagatacatataattatattttaaattactctcacaataattcaaaaacattttcaaacatgaaaataacggaaattaaaaatatctgcgTAGCAACCCAAAAATCATAGAAATAAGTACAAAACTCGAGTAGCTCGCTCAAAGATCCTGCACTATTaggattagatttttttttcgtgttaCTAGTTCTAAATGGTCCGGGAGCCAGCGACAGATTTTCATGACCAAGCTCCTCCCAATCGAAActtcgtaaaatgcataagggacttatactatgaatactgGCCACCGTCGGCCACGCATGAAGTGGGAGGCTGCCACTGCCCACCCCACCCACGGAGTCGCAGCTGATGGTAGATTTACAGAAACACATATGGATTCGaagattgtaataatattaatttttcaaatatttaaaaaaatcatatcttTTGATCAAAGCACATATGAACATCGGAAATTCTAATCTTACTTTCGTAATAATCTattctacataaaaaaaaaaattcagtcgaattgataacctccttctttttgaagtcggctaaaaacgaCTTTCGCTCGACAatcttgacaaacaggttgcgagCAACTGGTGATAAGGATTAACTTTAGACTAATTACCGTCAAATCGGCGGCTGCAATTTTTATGACGAACAGAGTTATCTCTAAGGACTTATTagccaaagttaaaagttgcggaaactcgtagatttttagttattaaataaatgaaatcgtATTTTAGGTTAGATTTTCCACTACTTTTGAtgtaactttgacagttttgtttttaaatggcCAAAGGCTTTATCCTATACGGTCTCATGTCATTAGATGTATTTTACttcagttaatttaataaatactctGTTTCATtcgattataatttttaaagcaaatatactatttattttagttttaattacgaaatgttatcttaaatttatttaaaataataaaaaggtgGTATTTATATTgcctataaataatataaatgtacattcaGTTAAATGTTCACTAACGGCTGACCAGTGGaaaccacgaccacacagaagacaggcgtgaagtggaagcaattcagtgtttcgtctgatgagtgtggtaccggaggcctgattttaatcctctttccttatttacccttttcttattaggacagaatgggaaggggaactGTATTTGGCGGAAGATGGGACaaataggaaggggaaatatcctttttctcgcgtccccttctccgttggtTAAACGTAGGCAACACCTTTGCAATTGAGAATGTCTATGGACAACGGTCGcatcgctatttcggcgaattcaggtgatcGTTTGATCGTTTACTAccttttcatacaaaaaacgTAGTCGCTAAtcgaaatgttataaatgtatggAAGAGATAATAACTTCTGATATGTCACGTGCATATCATGTATTTTTCCTAT
Above is a window of Papilio machaon chromosome 20, ilPapMach1.1, whole genome shotgun sequence DNA encoding:
- the LOC106716842 gene encoding cytochrome P450 6B5-like, translated to MVYVLLSAVAALFAALYIYFTRTFNYWKSRNVVGPKPLPFVGNLKDSFFRRKQAIMVLKDIYDKFPKEKVVGIYRMTTPCLLIRDLDIIKNILIKDFDLFADRGVEFSDEGLGVNLFHADGERWRVLRNRFTPLFTSGKLKNMLRLMTECGDKFVNYVDEIIQTNAEHRMYPLVQRFTMASISACAFGIDLDKNMLKSLQDLDKLVFTVNYGTELDMMYPGILKKLNGSLFPKSVNTFFDNLTKTVIKQRGGVPTNRKDFVDLILELRQKKVIEGTKRNDDEDVKALELTDSIIAAQTFIFYTAGYETSASTIAYMLYELAKNPDVQDRLIAEIDEVLKRHNGEITYECLSDMPYLGQTFDETLRKYPVADLLQRNAKVDYLIPGTDVTVKKGQTIVLSGWGIHRDPKYYPNPDKFDPERFSPENERNRHSCAYLPFGAGPRNCLGMRFAKWQSQVCIVKFLSKFRVEPSKNTQFDFEYNPTRLFAFPAGDINLNIVRRQ